From Brachionichthys hirsutus isolate HB-005 chromosome 7, CSIRO-AGI_Bhir_v1, whole genome shotgun sequence, the proteins below share one genomic window:
- the hif1an gene encoding hypoxia-inducible factor 1-alpha inhibitor, with protein sequence MAATSVVGADPLESEGCAGFTGVTNGGWDESQLRKYSFPTKPIPRLSYADPRADMLINNEEPVVLTDTNLVYPALKWDIAYLQENIGNGDFSVYTAENHKFLYYDEKKMDNYENFTPKSQRMEMKFSEFVDTMHRTEEMGGEERVYLQQTLNDTVGKKIVLDFLGFNWNWINQQQAQRNWGQLTSNLLLIGMAGNVTPAHYDEQQNFFAQIKGHKRCILFPPDQFECLYPYPVHHPCDRQSQVDFDHPDCKKFPDFKNVVGYEVVVGPGDVLYIPMYWWHHIESLLGGGVTITVNFWYKGAPTPKRIEYPLRAHQKVAIMRNIEKMLGEALGDPREVGPLLKTMLKGRYDQES encoded by the exons ATGGCAGCGACGAGCGTCGTCGGCGCCGACCCGCTGGAGAGTGAAGGCTGCGCGGGTTTTACCGGCGTCACGAACGGAGGCTGGGATGAGTCTCAGCTCCGGAAATATTCTTTTCCAACTAAGCCCATTCCCAGGCTGTCTTACGCGGACCCGAGAGCAGACATGCTAATTAACAACGAG GAACCAGTTGTTTTAACAGACACAAACCTTGTGTATCCAGCTCTCAAATGGGACATCGCATACCTCCAGGAGAACATCGGAAATGGAGACTTCTCTGTTTACACGGCAGAAAACCACAAGTTTCTCTACTACgatgagaagaaaatggatAATTATGAGAACTTTACCCCAAAGTCACAACGAATGGAAATGAAATTCTCTGAATTTGTGGATACAATGCATAGAACAGAGGaaatgggaggagaggagag AGTGTATCTGCAGCAGACCTTGAATGACACAGTCGGGAAGAAGATTGTCCTGGACTTCCTTGGCTTCAACTGGAACTGGATCAACCAGCAGCAAGCCCAGAGAAACTGGGGACAGCTGACATCTAACCTTCTGCTCATAGGCATGGCGG GTAATGTTACACCGGCACATTACGACGAGCAGCAGAACTTTTTTGCACAGATCAAAGGCCATAAGAGGTGTATACTCTTCCCCCCAGACCAGTTTGAATGCCTCTATCCGTACCCTGTGCATCATCCATGTGACAGACAGAGCCAA GTTGATTTTGATCATCCTGATTGTAAGAAGTTTCCCGACTTTAAAAATGTTGTTGGCTACGAGGTCGTCGTGGGCCCCGGAGATGTGCTCTACATACCCATGTATTG gtGGCATCACATTGAATCACTGCTGGGCGGTGGCGTGACGATCACCGTAAACTTCTGGTACAAA GGTGCGCCTACGCCCAAGAGGATAGAGTACCCCCTGAGAGCTCATCAGAAGGTGGCCATCATGAGAAACATTGAGAAGATGCTGGGAGAAGCACTCGGAGACCCTCGTGAG gTTGGACCTTTGCTAAAAACGATGCTCAAGGGTCGATACGACCAGGAGAGTtag